TTAACTCGTTGATATTAAAAAGATATGTGCCGCCGATTGAAAAAATGCTTGCAAAACGTGCGAAAAAAGAGAAAGCCGCTGCTACAGCGTAGTATTATTAATTAATAGTATAATAAAAACATATGGCAGAAATAAACTTAAAAATTGAAGGAATGCACTGCGGAGCATGTGCAACAGGTATTCAGATGATTGCTATGGGACTTGAAGGAGTTACAAAAGCGTTTATTGACTATGACAAGAAAGAGGGAACATTTACTTTTGACGAAGCAAAGGTCAGCAAGGAAAAGATAATAGAGGAAATCGAAAAATCGGGTTACAATGCATCATAATATTTTGTCCATATTTTATGAGCCAAGTGAAATAAAATATGGCTAACAAAATCTATCATGGACGTATTTACGCTACTTATTATTGGACATCTCATAGGCGCGGTGCTAGGCGTTGGCGGAGCAACTTTTATTGAAATTTTTCTCAACAAAGCATTGCGTGATGGTGAGATAGATCCAATTGAGGGTAGTTTTCTTAAAACAACATTTTCTGTCGTACGCATTGGACTTATCATATCTATTTTTACCGGAATAGGATTTTTGCTTGTCTATCGATTTTACGATGAGTCATTTAGGCTTTATGATCCGACATTGTGGGCAAAGCTCACCGTCATTGGTGTTATTGTAGTGAATGCACTTTTGCTTCAAGCACACAAAATCCCCATTTGGCTTGGAAGTCCACTATCGTTTGTCTCATGGTATACAGTGCTAGCACTCGGCGTATTGCTTCGTGGACCTGCCATATCATATCTGGCTGTTATGCTCTATTATGTTGCAGCGCTTATTGTCGGCGGAATTATTCTTTGGGGTATTAGACGTTCACTGGGGATTAGAGTATGAGTTCCGATAGTGCCAAAATGATAATAAATTACAGCCATATAAGTTTTTTAGTATGACAATAAATAGTTTGAAATTACAATTTAATCTGCAGGAATCTAAAGATTCTCTGACACTATCGGTATGAGTATTTCACTTATAACATATCTTTCTGCGCATGTGTTGTTATTGCTTATTACCGCAATAATATTTTATGCGTTGCTACTTGATTTGTTGCGCAGGGGAGGAACTACTAAACAGGCACTGCTGAAGAAGAGCATTCTCGGTCTGGGGGTGGCGACACTTGCTTCTAT
The window above is part of the Patescibacteria group bacterium genome. Proteins encoded here:
- a CDS encoding cation transporter translates to MAEINLKIEGMHCGACATGIQMIAMGLEGVTKAFIDYDKKEGTFTFDEAKVSKEKIIEEIEKSGYNAS